A region of Massilia sp. WG5 DNA encodes the following proteins:
- the yihA gene encoding ribosome biogenesis GTP-binding protein YihA/YsxC, with product MSKLWQARFFSTVNQLRDLPRTQVPEIAFAGRSNAGKSTAINILTNQKGLAFASKTPGRTQHINFFSIGGAHVAMHRKDPTKVDEIQALLVDLPGYGYAEVSGDAKLHWQRLLGDYVQRREQLAALVLIMDSRRPFTELDIQMLEWFAPTGKPIHCILTKVDKLNRNESTNALRQARQVLDSYVDEDGNGFPFTVQLFSALKRVGIEEANDKIIELLGLQDDEEDEAPQDAPL from the coding sequence ATGTCCAAACTCTGGCAAGCCCGCTTCTTCTCGACCGTCAACCAGCTGCGCGACCTGCCGCGCACGCAGGTGCCGGAAATCGCCTTCGCCGGACGCTCCAACGCGGGTAAATCCACGGCGATCAACATCCTGACCAACCAGAAGGGTCTCGCCTTCGCCTCCAAGACGCCGGGTCGCACCCAGCACATCAACTTCTTCTCGATCGGCGGCGCCCACGTGGCCATGCACCGCAAGGACCCGACCAAGGTCGACGAGATCCAGGCCCTGCTGGTCGACCTGCCCGGCTACGGCTATGCGGAAGTGTCGGGCGACGCCAAGCTGCACTGGCAGCGCCTGCTGGGCGACTACGTGCAGCGCCGCGAACAGCTGGCGGCCCTGGTCCTGATCATGGATTCGCGCCGTCCGTTCACCGAGCTGGACATCCAGATGCTGGAATGGTTCGCCCCGACCGGCAAGCCGATCCACTGTATCCTGACCAAGGTCGACAAGCTGAACCGCAACGAATCGACCAATGCGCTGCGCCAGGCCCGTCAGGTGCTCGACAGCTACGTGGACGAGGATGGCAATGGCTTCCCCTTCACCGTGCAGCTGTTCTCGGCCCTGAAGCGCGTCGGCATCGAAGAAGCGAACGACAAGATCATCGAACTGCTGGGCCTGCAAGACGACGAAGAGGACGAGGCCCCGCAGGACGCTCCGCTCTGA
- a CDS encoding ATP-binding protein: MKAFFGSMTGRVFITLLLGVLLTAALSQLVADAERARVIDEYRDMHSLDRAEQLIMATEIVPESARSAYLEVANRPGMLLEAAGPKLPALAPAPTEFTELLAARMNKTPGKRLYRLQSVAARPETCEFAREQSVLFGLLRMKWRGTCESILIGLRDGTPLILSVLPPRYATTPERTDYRGTISLFLVSIAFLAYLVARMTTRPLKQLAQAAKDLGNDINHPPLDLTGADEIRQASAAFNAMQARIRQYIFQRTQMLAAITHDLQTPLTRMRLRLEKVSDSDLQQRLIGDLSAMQAMVREGLDLARSMDTTETMQMLDLDSLLDSVCADAADASQRVSLSGTANMALLGRPMDLRRGLVNLIDNAVKYGQSAKVTVDRINGAARIRIRDAGPGIPDAELARVFDPFYRVESSRSRESGGTGLGLTIARNIAEQHGGSIALANHPEGGLEVTLMLPEYYPGK; encoded by the coding sequence GTGAAGGCATTCTTCGGCTCGATGACGGGCCGCGTGTTCATCACACTGCTGCTGGGCGTCCTCCTGACCGCTGCGCTGAGCCAGCTGGTGGCGGACGCCGAGCGCGCCCGCGTGATCGACGAATACCGCGACATGCATTCGCTGGACCGCGCCGAGCAGCTGATCATGGCCACCGAAATCGTCCCCGAATCGGCGCGCAGCGCCTATCTCGAAGTCGCGAACCGCCCCGGCATGCTGCTCGAAGCGGCGGGGCCGAAGCTGCCGGCCCTGGCGCCGGCGCCCACCGAATTCACCGAACTGCTGGCGGCGCGCATGAACAAGACCCCGGGCAAGCGGCTCTACCGCCTGCAGTCGGTGGCTGCGCGCCCGGAAACCTGCGAATTCGCGCGCGAGCAGTCGGTGCTGTTCGGCCTGCTGCGCATGAAGTGGCGCGGCACCTGCGAAAGCATCCTGATCGGCCTGCGCGACGGCACGCCCCTGATCCTGTCGGTGCTGCCGCCGCGCTACGCCACCACGCCGGAGCGCACCGACTACCGCGGCACGATTTCGCTGTTCCTGGTCAGCATCGCCTTCCTGGCCTACCTGGTGGCGCGCATGACCACCCGCCCGCTCAAGCAGCTGGCCCAGGCCGCGAAAGACCTCGGCAACGACATCAACCACCCGCCGCTGGACCTGACCGGCGCCGACGAGATCCGCCAGGCCAGCGCCGCCTTCAATGCGATGCAGGCGCGGATCCGCCAGTACATCTTCCAGCGCACCCAGATGCTGGCCGCGATCACCCACGACCTGCAAACCCCGCTCACGCGGATGCGCCTGCGCCTGGAGAAGGTCAGCGACAGCGACCTGCAGCAGCGCCTGATCGGCGACCTCTCGGCAATGCAGGCGATGGTGCGCGAAGGCCTGGACCTGGCGCGCAGCATGGACACCACCGAGACCATGCAGATGCTGGACCTGGATTCGCTGCTGGATTCGGTGTGCGCCGACGCCGCCGACGCCAGCCAGCGCGTGAGCCTGAGCGGCACCGCCAACATGGCGCTGCTGGGCCGTCCGATGGACCTGCGCCGCGGCCTGGTCAACCTGATCGACAACGCGGTCAAGTACGGCCAGTCGGCCAAGGTGACGGTCGACCGCATCAACGGCGCCGCAAGGATCCGCATCCGCGACGCCGGCCCGGGCATCCCGGACGCCGAACTGGCGCGCGTGTTCGACCCGTTCTACCGCGTCGAGAGCTCGCGCTCGCGCGAGTCGGGCGGCACCGGCCTGGGACTGACGATCGCCCGCAACATCGCCGAGCAGCACGGCGGCAGCATCGCGCTGGCGAATCATCCGGAGGGCGGGCTCGAAGTAACGCTCATGCTGCCGGAGTATTACCCAGGGAAGTAA
- the dsbD gene encoding protein-disulfide reductase DsbD: MLRFLLSLIACAVLLAPAHADDDFLPPDQAFKFSARMLDPHTAEVSYAIADGYYMYRERFKFAASGARLGEPQVPPGKVKFDETFNKDVETYHHGVAIRIPVQGEGPFTLTATGQGCADKGLCYPPQDATIRLVAGGGGAGQSQPQISLPAAEGGSPFALPGQSLPPAAPAAQPAPSSAPASAPAAAPSELTGIAALLQGGRLLAIVPAFILLGLGLAFTPCVLPMVPILSSIIVGEGKQTGRGRGFVLSLSYSLGMAIVYTLLGVAAGLLGEGLAAALQNPWVLGAFALLIAAMSLSMFGVFQLQVPAALQTRLADASGRQASGKLAGVFVMGAISALIVGPCVAAPLAGALVYISQTRNVLVGGAALFAMAVGMSIPLLLVGISAGSLLPRAGLWMESVKRFFGVLMLAMALWMVAPVLPGFVQMLLWAALLLGYGFYLLRSTGKPRHWAGMAFGAALAVLGATQLLGLASGARDPLAPLARFTGEAQAPSLAFTRIKTVAQLDAALAATNGKTAMLDFYADWCVSCKEMEKLTFVDPAVRARLANTVLLQVDVTANDADDRAMLKRFGLFGPPGIILFDRGGKEIQDGRVIGYQDSAKFLASLARLQ, from the coding sequence ATGCTCCGATTCCTGCTCTCCCTGATCGCCTGCGCCGTCCTGCTCGCTCCCGCGCATGCGGACGACGACTTCCTGCCGCCCGACCAGGCCTTCAAGTTCTCCGCCCGCATGCTCGATCCGCACACGGCCGAGGTCAGCTATGCGATCGCCGACGGCTACTACATGTACCGCGAGCGCTTCAAGTTTGCCGCCAGCGGCGCCCGGCTCGGCGAGCCGCAGGTCCCGCCCGGCAAGGTCAAGTTCGACGAGACCTTCAACAAGGACGTCGAAACCTATCACCACGGCGTCGCGATCCGCATTCCCGTGCAGGGCGAGGGGCCGTTCACGCTGACCGCCACCGGCCAGGGCTGCGCCGACAAGGGCCTGTGCTATCCGCCGCAGGACGCCACGATCCGCCTGGTGGCCGGCGGCGGCGGGGCAGGGCAGTCGCAGCCGCAGATCAGTCTGCCCGCCGCCGAGGGCGGCTCCCCGTTCGCGCTGCCGGGACAGTCGCTGCCGCCGGCTGCGCCCGCCGCGCAGCCGGCGCCGTCGAGCGCCCCCGCCAGCGCCCCGGCAGCCGCACCTTCCGAACTCACCGGCATCGCCGCCCTGCTGCAGGGCGGCCGCCTGCTCGCCATCGTCCCCGCCTTCATCCTGCTCGGTCTCGGCCTGGCCTTCACGCCCTGCGTGCTGCCGATGGTGCCGATCCTCTCGTCCATCATCGTCGGCGAAGGCAAGCAGACCGGGCGTGGGCGCGGCTTCGTGCTGTCGCTGTCGTATTCGCTCGGCATGGCGATCGTCTACACGCTGCTGGGCGTGGCCGCCGGCCTGCTTGGCGAAGGCCTCGCCGCCGCCCTGCAGAACCCGTGGGTGCTGGGCGCGTTCGCCCTGCTGATCGCAGCGATGTCGCTGTCGATGTTCGGGGTGTTCCAGCTGCAGGTGCCGGCGGCGCTGCAGACCCGCCTGGCCGACGCCTCCGGCCGCCAGGCGTCCGGCAAGCTGGCCGGCGTATTCGTCATGGGCGCGATCTCGGCCCTGATCGTCGGTCCCTGCGTGGCGGCGCCGCTGGCCGGCGCCCTGGTCTACATCAGCCAGACCCGCAACGTGCTGGTCGGCGGCGCAGCGCTGTTCGCGATGGCGGTCGGGATGAGCATCCCGCTGCTGCTGGTGGGTATCTCGGCCGGCTCGCTGTTGCCGCGCGCCGGCCTGTGGATGGAGTCGGTCAAGCGCTTCTTTGGCGTGCTGATGCTGGCGATGGCCTTGTGGATGGTGGCGCCGGTGCTGCCCGGCTTCGTCCAGATGCTGTTGTGGGCGGCGCTGCTGCTGGGCTATGGCTTCTACCTGTTGCGCAGCACCGGCAAGCCGCGCCACTGGGCCGGCATGGCCTTCGGCGCGGCCCTGGCGGTGCTGGGCGCGACCCAGCTGCTCGGCCTGGCCAGCGGCGCACGGGATCCGCTGGCGCCGCTGGCGCGCTTCACCGGCGAGGCGCAGGCGCCGTCGCTGGCCTTCACCCGCATCAAGACCGTCGCCCAGCTCGACGCCGCGCTGGCGGCCACCAACGGCAAGACCGCCATGCTCGACTTCTATGCCGACTGGTGCGTGTCATGCAAGGAGATGGAAAAGCTGACCTTCGTCGACCCTGCAGTCAGGGCGCGCCTGGCGAACACGGTGCTGCTGCAGGTCGACGTGACCGCCAACGATGCCGACGACCGCGCGATGCTGAAGCGCTTCGGCCTGTTCGGGCCGCCGGGGATCATCCTGTTCGACCGGGGCGGGAAGGAGATCCAGGATGGGCGGGTGATCGGCTACCAGGACAGCGCGAAATTCCTGGCTTCGCTGGCCAGGCTGCAATAA
- a CDS encoding efflux RND transporter periplasmic adaptor subunit — protein MKKHHLGPIVAAVIILAGASGCSQEKEAAGAGAKGKGGPPPAVVNVVAPQRRDVPVVQLANGTVTPIRTVDLHPQTTATIRQVHIKEGQFVKAGELLFSLDDRADRANQDKAQAQVERDRAQLGDLERQFKRSQDLFAQKFIAQSAVDTLRAQVDQAKATLQSDTAAVRAAGVSTSYTAIRAPMSGRVGGIAVYPGSLVQPATSLTTITQLDPITIAFTLPESSLPGLLAAQKRGKVEVEALPSAGMAPVTGTLSFIDNTVDPTAGTIKVKAEFANRDTTLWPGQYVNTKVTVQTIKDAVVVPQSAIITNANGTYVYVLEKDPHQGYSARQLPVQRLYGAGVDAAVSGLTGDEQVITEGKQNVRPGGKVRLASEMAKGGKGGAEGAKNAGEGRKGGAA, from the coding sequence ATGAAAAAGCACCATCTCGGCCCTATCGTGGCCGCCGTCATCATCCTGGCCGGCGCCAGCGGCTGCAGCCAGGAAAAGGAAGCCGCCGGCGCGGGCGCCAAAGGCAAGGGCGGCCCGCCGCCTGCGGTCGTGAATGTGGTGGCGCCGCAACGCCGCGACGTTCCGGTGGTGCAGCTGGCCAACGGCACGGTGACCCCGATCCGCACCGTCGACCTGCACCCGCAAACCACCGCCACGATCCGCCAGGTCCACATCAAGGAAGGCCAGTTCGTGAAGGCCGGCGAGCTGCTGTTCTCGCTCGACGACCGCGCCGACCGCGCCAACCAGGACAAGGCCCAGGCCCAGGTCGAACGCGACCGCGCCCAGCTGGGCGACCTCGAACGCCAGTTCAAGCGCAGCCAGGACCTGTTCGCGCAGAAGTTCATCGCCCAGAGCGCGGTCGACACCCTGCGCGCCCAGGTCGACCAGGCCAAGGCGACCCTGCAGTCCGACACCGCCGCGGTGCGCGCCGCCGGCGTGAGCACCAGCTATACCGCGATCCGCGCGCCGATGTCCGGCCGCGTCGGCGGCATCGCCGTCTATCCGGGCAGCCTGGTGCAGCCGGCGACTTCGCTCACCACGATCACCCAGCTCGATCCGATCACGATCGCCTTCACGCTGCCGGAATCAAGCCTCCCAGGCCTGCTGGCGGCGCAAAAGCGCGGCAAGGTCGAGGTCGAGGCCCTGCCTTCCGCCGGCATGGCGCCGGTCACCGGCACCCTGAGCTTCATCGACAACACGGTCGACCCGACCGCCGGCACCATCAAGGTCAAGGCCGAATTCGCCAACCGCGACACCACCCTGTGGCCGGGCCAGTACGTGAACACCAAGGTCACCGTGCAGACCATCAAGGATGCCGTGGTGGTGCCGCAGAGCGCGATCATCACCAACGCCAACGGCACCTACGTCTACGTGCTGGAGAAGGATCCGCATCAAGGTTATTCAGCGCGTCAGCTGCCGGTGCAGCGCCTGTACGGGGCCGGCGTGGACGCCGCCGTCAGCGGCCTGACCGGCGACGAGCAGGTCATCACCGAGGGCAAGCAGAACGTGCGCCCGGGCGGCAAGGTGCGCCTGGCTTCGGAAATGGCCAAGGGCGGCAAGGGCGGCGCCGAAGGCGCGAAGAACGCCGGCGAAGGCAGGAAGGGCGGCGCCGCATGA
- the hemB gene encoding porphobilinogen synthase, whose amino-acid sequence MPIITPSQYPAVRMRRMRRDPFSRALMRENTVTASDLIYPVFILDGQNQRQQVASMPGVERVSVDLLMKVAEECVSLGIPVLALFPMVDASLKTYDGVEATNPEGLIPRAVRELKRNFPQLGIMTDVALDPYTTHGQDGLPDENGYIVNEKTIAMLTRQAMAQAEAGVDIIAPSDMMDGRIGAIRMALEEKEFIHTRIMAYSAKYASGYYGPFRDAVGSAANLGKADKNTYQMDPANSDEALREVALDIAEGADMVMVKPGMPYLDVVRRVKDEFKVPTFAYQVSGEYAMLQAAFQNGWLDPDKIVLETMMSFKRAGADGVLTYFALDVARRLKAMA is encoded by the coding sequence ATGCCGATCATTACGCCTAGCCAGTACCCTGCCGTGCGCATGCGCCGCATGCGCCGCGACCCGTTCTCGCGCGCCCTGATGCGCGAAAACACCGTCACCGCCTCCGACCTGATCTACCCCGTGTTCATCCTCGACGGGCAGAACCAGCGCCAGCAGGTGGCCTCGATGCCGGGCGTGGAACGCGTCTCGGTCGACCTGCTGATGAAGGTCGCGGAAGAATGCGTCAGCCTCGGCATTCCGGTGCTGGCCCTGTTCCCGATGGTGGACGCCTCGCTGAAGACCTACGACGGCGTGGAAGCGACCAATCCGGAAGGCCTGATCCCGCGTGCCGTCCGTGAACTCAAGCGCAACTTCCCGCAGCTGGGCATCATGACCGACGTCGCGCTCGACCCCTACACGACCCACGGCCAGGACGGCCTGCCGGACGAGAACGGCTACATCGTCAACGAAAAGACGATCGCCATGCTGACCCGCCAGGCCATGGCCCAGGCCGAAGCCGGCGTCGACATCATCGCGCCCTCGGACATGATGGACGGCCGCATCGGCGCGATCCGCATGGCGCTGGAAGAAAAGGAATTCATCCACACCCGCATCATGGCCTATTCGGCCAAGTACGCCTCGGGCTACTACGGTCCCTTCCGCGATGCGGTGGGCTCGGCCGCGAACCTGGGCAAGGCCGACAAGAACACCTACCAGATGGACCCCGCCAACAGCGACGAAGCCCTGCGCGAAGTGGCGCTGGACATCGCCGAAGGCGCCGACATGGTGATGGTCAAGCCCGGCATGCCCTACCTGGACGTGGTGCGCCGCGTGAAGGACGAGTTCAAGGTGCCGACCTTCGCCTACCAGGTCAGCGGCGAATATGCGATGCTGCAGGCGGCTTTCCAGAATGGCTGGCTGGATCCGGACAAGATCGTCCTGGAAACCATGATGTCCTTCAAGCGCGCCGGCGCCGATGGCGTGCTGACGTATTTTGCGCTGGACGTGGCGCGCAGGCTGAAGGCGATGGCCTGA
- a CDS encoding efflux RND transporter permease subunit: MSLSELCIRRPVMVVLLSISLILVGVLAYLHIPVAALPSYNTPVINVNANLSGASPEIMASSVALPLEKQFSTIAGINLITSTSTQGNTSLTLEFDNSIDVNRAAVDVQAALLAAQRQLPQEMTDLPSYRKVNPADAPVLFMTMTSPSMNLSELNDYAENLISPAISTLPGVAQVSVNGGKKFAVRVRAKTDLMNARNLTMDELATSLRTANSNAALGILDGPQQTLTIQGPPQMMKAADFAELIVAIRDGQPVRLKDVATVEDSYQSTKAYGAYNGERSIVLLVQRQPDANTVEVVDHVRALLPRFQSQLPASIKINLVNDRSVSIREAIHDVNFTLALTVGLVVLVIFLFLHRVSATFIPAITMPISLLGALSLLYALGYSLDNISLLGITLAVGLVVDDAIVVLENIVRHMEMGKKPLRAALEGSSEMGFTIISISVSLVAVFIPIFFMPGVIGLLFHEFAVIVGLAILVSAAVSLTLVPMLASRLLPEHRHGEEEKSFIGRHFEAGFAKVRDAYAKTLDLALRFRFVVLLIAFGTFALTVLLYTTIPKGFFPEEDIGQLRISTEAAEDISSSAMVKLQTQVAALIQADPAVQDTTSFSGGGNNGRMFVVLKPRDQRDRMPQVMERLRTATRKIAGVNVYMAPVQNLQLGGRQSKSRYQYTLQSVSGADIGQWANEYMERMRNNPLFRDVTSDTQEKGLQATLDIDRDKANLLGVQLGDVRTALYAAFGERQVSTIYSTAASYYVILETANEDRQFEDALSRLSVRSKTGQLVQLSSLASVKRTVGPIAVNHQGQLQAITLSFNLAPDAALGDATAAIEQMGRDMKLPASIITKYGGDAAVFQSSQSSQLILIIAAVGVIYVLLGVLYESFIHPITILAGLPSAAVGALLTLRLFNMDLTMIAMIGILMLIGIVKKNAIMMIDFALDAQRNQGMTPEKAIREACILRFRPILMTTLAALMGALPIALGLGAGAELRQPLGLAVCGGLIFSQVITLYITPVIYLYLDRYSGKGPMTDEHLAALETHHHEAPKVVLTKAA; the protein is encoded by the coding sequence ATGAGCCTCTCCGAACTGTGTATCCGCCGGCCGGTCATGGTCGTGCTGCTGTCGATCAGCCTGATCCTGGTCGGCGTGCTGGCCTACCTGCACATCCCGGTCGCGGCGCTGCCCAGCTATAACACCCCGGTCATCAACGTCAACGCCAACCTGTCGGGCGCGAGCCCGGAGATCATGGCGTCCTCGGTCGCGCTGCCGCTCGAGAAGCAGTTCTCGACCATCGCCGGCATCAACCTGATCACCTCGACCAGCACCCAGGGCAATACCTCGCTGACGCTGGAATTCGACAACTCGATCGACGTGAACCGCGCCGCGGTCGACGTCCAGGCCGCGCTGCTGGCGGCCCAGCGCCAGCTGCCGCAGGAAATGACGGACCTGCCGTCCTACCGCAAGGTCAACCCGGCCGACGCGCCGGTGCTGTTCATGACCATGACCTCGCCGTCGATGAACCTGTCGGAGCTGAACGACTACGCCGAGAACCTGATATCGCCGGCGATTTCGACCCTGCCGGGCGTGGCCCAGGTGTCGGTCAACGGCGGCAAGAAGTTCGCCGTGCGCGTGCGCGCCAAGACCGACCTGATGAACGCACGTAACCTGACGATGGACGAGCTGGCGACCTCGCTGCGCACCGCCAACTCGAACGCGGCCCTCGGTATCCTGGACGGCCCGCAGCAGACCCTGACCATCCAGGGCCCGCCGCAGATGATGAAGGCGGCCGACTTCGCCGAGCTGATCGTCGCCATCCGCGACGGCCAGCCGGTGCGCCTGAAGGACGTCGCCACCGTCGAGGACAGCTACCAGTCGACCAAGGCCTACGGCGCCTACAACGGCGAACGCTCGATCGTGCTGCTGGTGCAGCGCCAGCCGGACGCCAACACGGTCGAGGTGGTCGACCACGTGCGTGCGCTGCTGCCGCGCTTCCAGTCGCAGCTGCCGGCCTCCATCAAGATCAACCTGGTGAACGACCGCTCGGTCTCGATCCGCGAAGCGATCCACGACGTGAACTTCACGCTGGCGCTGACGGTCGGCCTGGTGGTGCTGGTGATCTTCCTGTTCCTGCACCGCGTCTCGGCGACCTTCATCCCGGCGATCACGATGCCGATCTCGCTGCTGGGCGCCCTGAGCCTGCTGTACGCGCTCGGGTATAGCCTCGACAACATCTCGCTGCTCGGCATCACGCTGGCGGTCGGCCTGGTGGTCGACGATGCGATCGTGGTGCTGGAGAACATCGTGCGCCACATGGAGATGGGCAAGAAGCCGCTGCGCGCCGCGCTCGAGGGCTCGAGCGAAATGGGCTTCACCATCATCTCGATCTCGGTCTCGCTGGTGGCGGTGTTCATCCCGATCTTCTTCATGCCGGGCGTGATCGGCCTGCTGTTCCACGAATTCGCCGTGATCGTCGGCCTGGCGATCCTGGTGTCGGCGGCGGTGTCGCTGACCCTGGTGCCGATGCTGGCCTCGCGCCTGCTGCCCGAGCATCGCCATGGCGAGGAAGAAAAGAGCTTCATCGGCCGCCACTTCGAAGCCGGCTTCGCCAAGGTGCGCGACGCCTACGCGAAGACCCTCGACCTGGCGCTGAGATTCCGCTTCGTGGTGCTGCTGATCGCCTTCGGCACCTTCGCGCTGACGGTGCTGCTGTACACGACCATCCCGAAAGGCTTCTTCCCGGAAGAGGATATCGGCCAGCTGCGCATCAGCACCGAAGCCGCGGAAGACATTTCGTCCTCGGCCATGGTCAAGCTGCAGACCCAGGTCGCGGCCCTGATCCAGGCCGATCCGGCGGTGCAGGACACGACTTCGTTCTCGGGCGGCGGCAACAACGGCCGCATGTTCGTGGTGCTCAAGCCGCGCGACCAGCGCGACAGGATGCCGCAGGTGATGGAGCGCCTGCGCACGGCGACCCGCAAGATCGCCGGCGTCAACGTCTACATGGCGCCGGTGCAGAACCTGCAGCTCGGCGGCCGCCAGTCGAAGAGCCGCTACCAGTACACGCTGCAGAGCGTGTCCGGCGCCGACATCGGCCAGTGGGCCAACGAGTACATGGAACGCATGCGCAACAACCCGCTGTTCCGCGACGTCACCAGCGACACCCAGGAAAAGGGCCTGCAGGCGACCCTCGACATCGATCGCGACAAGGCCAACCTGCTGGGCGTGCAGCTGGGCGACGTGCGCACCGCGCTGTACGCGGCCTTCGGCGAACGCCAGGTCTCGACCATCTACTCGACCGCTGCCAGCTACTACGTGATCTTGGAGACGGCCAACGAAGACCGCCAGTTCGAGGACGCGCTGTCGCGCCTGTCGGTGCGCAGCAAGACCGGCCAGCTGGTGCAGCTGTCGAGCCTGGCGAGCGTCAAGCGCACGGTCGGCCCGATCGCGGTCAACCACCAGGGCCAGCTGCAGGCGATCACGCTGTCCTTCAACCTGGCGCCGGACGCCGCACTGGGCGACGCCACCGCGGCGATCGAACAGATGGGCCGCGACATGAAGCTGCCGGCCTCGATCATCACGAAGTACGGCGGCGACGCGGCGGTGTTCCAGAGCTCGCAGTCGAGCCAGCTGATCCTGATCATCGCGGCGGTGGGCGTGATCTACGTCCTGCTGGGCGTGCTGTACGAGAGCTTCATCCACCCGATCACGATCCTGGCCGGCCTGCCGTCGGCGGCCGTCGGCGCGCTGCTGACCCTGCGGCTGTTCAACATGGACCTGACGATGATCGCCATGATCGGCATCCTGATGCTGATCGGTATCGTCAAGAAGAACGCGATCATGATGATCGACTTCGCCTTGGACGCCCAGCGCAACCAGGGAATGACGCCGGAAAAGGCGATCCGCGAAGCCTGCATCCTGCGCTTCCGTCCGATCCTGATGACGACCCTGGCCGCGCTGATGGGCGCGCTGCCGATCGCCCTCGGCCTGGGCGCCGGCGCCGAGCTGCGCCAGCCGCTCGGCCTGGCGGTGTGCGGCGGCCTGATCTTCTCGCAGGTCATCACGCTCTACATCACCCCGGTGATCTACCTCTACCTCGACCGCTACAGCGGCAAGGGTCCGATGACCGACGAGCATCTGGCCGCGCTGGAAACGCATCACCACGAGGCGCCGAAGGTCGTCCTGACCAAGGCTGCCTGA
- a CDS encoding Spy/CpxP family protein refolding chaperone, which translates to MNTLRKTLLTGLAALSLGGAMIGVQAQTQAPDAHPKAQLSKQERQARHAEFSAKREQMRAQRIAKLHDELKITPAQESAWNTFVASMKPAKRAGAEHDDRASWAGLSAPQRAEKMIERQKQRVASMEQRLAALNTFYSVLSPDQKKVFDEKAAQMQAHYGRHGGMHGWQHDGQQHGGQQRGESARG; encoded by the coding sequence ATGAACACCTTACGCAAAACCCTCTTGACCGGACTGGCCGCGCTGTCTCTGGGCGGCGCGATGATCGGCGTCCAGGCGCAAACCCAGGCGCCCGACGCCCATCCGAAAGCGCAGCTGAGCAAGCAGGAGCGCCAGGCCAGGCACGCCGAGTTCTCGGCCAAGCGCGAGCAGATGCGCGCCCAGCGCATCGCCAAGCTGCACGACGAGCTGAAGATCACGCCGGCCCAGGAAAGCGCCTGGAACACCTTCGTGGCCTCGATGAAGCCGGCAAAGCGCGCCGGCGCGGAGCACGACGACCGCGCCTCCTGGGCCGGCCTGAGCGCCCCGCAGCGCGCCGAGAAGATGATCGAGCGCCAGAAGCAGCGCGTGGCCTCCATGGAACAGCGCCTGGCCGCCCTGAACACCTTCTATTCGGTGCTGTCGCCGGACCAGAAGAAGGTCTTCGACGAGAAGGCCGCGCAGATGCAGGCGCACTACGGACGCCATGGCGGCATGCATGGCTGGCAGCATGACGGCCAGCAGCATGGCGGCCAGCAGCGCGGCGAGTCCGCACGCGGCTGA
- a CDS encoding response regulator, translated as MDTPSTILIVDDDRDIRSLLADYLEANGYRALAAADGNAMWKTLDEARPDLIVLDLNLPGDDGLTLCRKLRASSTLPVIMLTARNEPLDRILGLEMGADDYLPKPFEPRELLARIRSVLRRSHAMPPNSQTENVQQMKFSGWTLDLTARHLVNPQGVVIMLSGAEFRLLRVFLEHPNRVLNRDQLLNLTQGRDADPFDRSIDIQISRLRQKLGEDARMPQIIKTVRNGGYVLAGQVSVEPGA; from the coding sequence ATGGACACTCCATCTACCATTCTGATTGTCGACGACGACCGCGACATCCGCTCGCTCCTGGCCGATTACCTCGAGGCGAACGGCTATCGCGCGCTGGCTGCCGCCGACGGCAATGCGATGTGGAAGACGCTGGACGAGGCGCGTCCCGACCTGATCGTGCTCGACCTGAACCTGCCCGGCGACGACGGCCTGACCCTGTGCCGCAAGCTGCGCGCGAGTTCGACCCTGCCGGTCATCATGCTCACCGCGCGCAATGAGCCGCTCGACCGCATCCTCGGCCTCGAAATGGGCGCCGACGACTACCTGCCAAAACCCTTCGAGCCGCGCGAACTGCTGGCGCGCATCCGCAGCGTGCTGCGCCGCAGCCACGCGATGCCGCCGAATTCCCAGACCGAGAACGTGCAGCAGATGAAGTTCTCCGGCTGGACCCTCGACCTGACCGCGCGCCACCTGGTCAATCCGCAGGGTGTGGTCATCATGCTGTCGGGCGCCGAGTTCCGCCTGCTGCGCGTATTCCTCGAGCATCCGAACCGCGTGCTGAACCGCGACCAGCTGCTGAACCTGACCCAGGGCCGCGACGCCGACCCCTTCGACCGCTCGATCGACATCCAGATCAGCCGCCTGCGCCAGAAGCTCGGGGAGGACGCGCGCATGCCCCAGATTATCAAGACGGTACGCAACGGCGGCTACGTGCTGGCCGGCCAGGTGAGCGTGGAGCCCGGCGCGTGA